A genomic segment from Kyrpidia tusciae DSM 2912 encodes:
- a CDS encoding ATP-binding protein: MSEALVLAKAEEQLLELGLKRAAAVLPACVEWAAGHQATYAEFLHRLLEAEQEERYSRYMHARLRMANFPYHKTLADFDFSFQPSVDERQIRELASLTFIQEGSNVIFLGPPGVGNYGELQVMVRNGHPCLQKLR, from the coding sequence ATGAGTGAGGCGTTGGTTCTGGCCAAGGCCGAGGAGCAGCTGCTGGAGCTGGGATTAAAGCGCGCCGCGGCGGTGCTGCCGGCGTGCGTGGAGTGGGCAGCGGGGCACCAGGCGACCTATGCGGAGTTCCTGCACAGACTGCTAGAGGCTGAGCAGGAGGAGCGATACAGCCGTTACATGCATGCCAGACTCCGCATGGCCAACTTCCCGTATCACAAGACCCTTGCAGATTTCGATTTCTCGTTCCAGCCGTCCGTCGATGAGCGACAAATACGAGAACTAGCCAGCTTGACGTTCATCCAGGAGGGCAGCAACGTTATCTTCCTGGGACCACCGGGGGTGGGCAATTATGGGGAGCTGCAGGTTATGGTGAGAAACGGCCATCCCTGCTTACAAAAGCTGAGATGA